From Triticum aestivum cultivar Chinese Spring chromosome 7B, IWGSC CS RefSeq v2.1, whole genome shotgun sequence:
GGACAAACATCTACAATAAatctaaaataaattcagaaaaatgcgaACACTAGTGGTTTGGTTTCAACCTAACCAACCGAGATATGCTCTATTCACGTTTGAATAAGAGTTTGAATAAGGTTACAAATGATTCTAAGAAAAGTTTTTTTCCTTCAAAAAAATACGAGTATAGTTTCCTTTTTACGGACGTGGATGGTGCCGCTGGCCAAGTGGCCAAATGTGCCACATGGCCATCCTTGCCGTGCGGCTGGCTGGTTCATCCCCCCTCTCCTGTATTGAAGGAGAGTGACGGAGTATATATTGACCTCGCCGGCTCGCCGCAAAGCTAACAACCACTCCAAATCCAGCCCAACGAAGCAATCGCCTCGCAACAATTCATCTTCCCCGCTTCCGTTCCGTTCCGTTCCAGTCCAGACATCCAGGTCGTACGCCAGCGCGTCCAGCCGGGTGGATCTCCGAGCTAGCGGCATTGCTGGGAGTAGATGCGAGACGCCGTCCTGCTCCGGTGCGACGCCACCATGGGCGGCCACGCCGCCGGTCCCACCTCTTACGGCAGCAGCGGCAGGAGGAGTTTTCCGGCTCCGGCGGCGACCGCCAAGCAACgacgcgcgccggcgccggcggggaaCGGCGGGAAGAGCGACGGAGGAGGGTACttcggcgcggaggcggcggtggtgctGGCGCTGATGACGGCGGCGCTGCTGGTGCTGCCGCTTCTACtgcccccgctgccgccgccgccgccgctgttcctGTTCGTACCCGTCGCCATCCTGGCCGTGCTGCTCCTGCTCGTGCTCCTGCCCTCCGACGCCAGGGGCCTCCGCGTCGCGCCATCCTACTTGTAGCTAGCTAGCATAGCATTTAAATCAAATCCTGCGCTCGCTCTCTCGCTCGCCATCGTCGTCCTCGCCGCTACCTTGTACATGTAATTAGCTATCGCGGGGTCCGTTTCTTTTCTTGGAGACTACTAGTTGATGGAGAGGATTTTGCTCGGACTAATTAATTGCTTGCTGCAAAAAAAGTGTCTCCGGAGTTGCAGTAGTATCTCTGAATTTTAATCACAAGACAGTGGACAAACACAGGCCGGAGATACTACCACAACACAATGTTACTCTTCTGAAAGTTCAAACAGGTGACACCGAGGGGACAAATTTCTGTGTCTCCGCGGCCGCCAACGACGACATTTGGCCACACTGGCTCATTACCGAGTTCCGTATGACTGGCAGGCCCACCGTTGCCAAGTCGCCGCCGGCGAGGCACTCTTCTGAAAATTCAAAGATGCGGAGTATAATACACCGAGGGGGGCAAATCTCTTCGCCTCCAGTTGCATTCCCGCCGCCGCGAACGCTACATTTTGCCTCCTTGGCTCGACCAGCAGGCCCACCGTTGCCAAGTCGCCGCCGGAGGTCATCGCGCCGGCAGTGCCCACCCCAGGCGGCACCCTCGCGCTCTCCTCCATTGACAGGACCGCCGGCGGCGCCGGCTTGGTTAACCTCATCCAGGTATTTCCCCCGCCCTCGTTCACCGCCGCCCGCAAGGAGCCGGGCACGGCCGTGGCCGCGATGCGCGACGGGCTCACGAGGGCGCTTGTACCGTGTACCCGGTGGCCGGCCGCGTCGCCCCGAGTGGCCTTGCAGTCGATTGTACTGGTGAGGGCGTCTGGTTCGTGGAGGCCGCCGCGAGCTGCGCGCTTGCCGACGTGGACGGCCTCGACTGCTGCCCGCTGCTCATCCCCGGGGAGCTCCTCCTCCCGCGCCCTCCCCCCGGCGAGAAGCTCGATGGCCTCATCCTCATGGTCCAGGCGACGAGGTTCACCTGTGGTGGCTTCGCCGTCGGGATCAGCTTCAGCCACGCGGTGTTCGACGGCCAGGGCGCGGCGCAGTTCCTCACGGCGGTGGGGGAGCTAGCGCGGGGGCTCCAGGTGCCGTCAGTGACTCCGGTGTGGGACCGCGACGCGATCCCGGACCCTCCAAGCCCGCCGCCGCCTCAGCTCACGGAGTTCAGGCTCGTGACCCAGGTGGCCGACATATCGGCAGAGAGCATCGCGCGCGTCAAGGACGAGTTCAAGCAGGCTGCCGCGACATCGAGGGGGGAGGTGTGCTCCACCTTTGACGCGGTGACGGCCGTGTTGTTCAAGTGCCGCGCGCTGGCGCTGGCGTCGGCGCTCCCTGACGATGCCGCTGTCCGGGTCGCCTTCGCCGCCGGCACGCGGCACCTTCTCCACGGCGTGCTGCTGGCGGTGGACGGCTACTACGGCAACTGCGTGTACCTGGCGTGCGTCACTAAGGCAGGCAAGGCGGTCCGGGAGGCGTCGCTGGCGGAGGTCGTCGGCGCGGTACGGGAAGCGAAGGAGGCGGTCCCGGCGCGGTTCGCCGGCTGGATGCGCGGCGTCGATCACTACGACGTGCCGCTCGACTACAGCACGGTGACTGTGTCAGACTGGAGCCGCGTCGGCTTCCACGAGGTGGACTACGGCTTCGGCGCGCCAGGGTACGTGTTCCCGCTCAACGACCACGTCAACTTCGTCGCGTCGCTCAACTACGTCAGGCCGCCGGCGCCAAAGCGTGGGGGCATACGGGTGGTGCTCCGCTGCGTCGAGGAGCCTCATGCGGCCGCGTTCGCCGTCGAGCTCGCCAAGTTCGCCTAGATGCAACGCACGCATGTTTCCCATTTATTGGCCGTGTCCGCATTTTAGGCCCCTTTGGGAGCGAAAAATGGAGGGGTTGCCTGAATTTACGAGGAACTAGCAAAATGACAGTACGTTGCAGAATATCGACAGTGTATATACACAACACCATTCGCAGCCCATCGGAAAGTAAAACCACAAAAGAATTATTAAACGGAGAGAGTAACAATTTGGTTGCAATTAAGCATCACATAGTTGTATCAAAGATCTACACACCCAGATTTCTAGATACATTTTGTATTTGGTGCGGCCATCTTTTTTTCTTCCAATTATGCATGCCATTACTCCTATAAagaattttctgataatttttttagcTGAGGTGAACTTGTTATGCTCACCGACAAAACTTGTCCTTCTCGAAGAACATAATTTATCATAAAAAACATTCAATTTACTATGGTAAAAAATATGACGTCAGATTTGTAGTGGGGTCCTTTTTTCTAGTACGTCCACACATCCAGGTTGTTGaatatattgtgtacgtgtatattgtgTCTTGGGTCCATCTCCTAGTTTctctgtatagttgaggttgtgaccCCCCTTTTGTACTCATATATACGTGTCTGATGCACCCGTCAATGTATTGTGTTGCAcagctgtcacgcccaagatgcgaccctatcctaaaggaactcgaaggtcccaacaaggatagaagcgcatcttgaagacgcttttgcaaggtggatatcattacatcaacattacataataaatgtggatacatacaaaaggcatacaatgccacatgaatacaacatcacaatacataagagcaacatccgactacagatgaaacacaatcagaaactcaaatgacatccaccctgctagcccaggctgccgacctggaacctatcccctgatcgaagaagaagcagaagaaggactccaaaacaagcaaacatcgctctcgcgtcatgatcatcgcataacctgtacctgcaactgttgttgtagtaatctgtgagccacgaggactcagcaatcccattatcatgggtatcaagactagcaaagcttaatgggaaggaaggggtaaagtggtgaggttgcagcagcgactaagcataatatggtggctaacatacgcaaataagagtgagaagagaacaaatggaacggccgtgaagctagcaatgatcaagaggtgatcctgaactcctacttacgtcaatcataacccaaagccgtgttcacctcccggactccgccgagaagagacaatcacggctacacacacggttgatgtgtcgaatctggtgtcaagttatctacaaccggacattaacaaattcccatctgccacataaccgcgggcacggctttcgaaagataataccctgcaggggtgtcccaacttagcccatgataagctctcgcgatcaacgaaggataatccttctcccaggaagacccgatcagtctcggaatcccggtttacaagacatttcaacaatggtaaaacaagaccagcaaagccgctcgatgtgccgacaaatcccgataggatctgcacatatctcgttctcagggaaacaccagatgagactagctacgagtaaaaccagacctcgagtttccccgatggggccccgcaggcagctcagttcggaccagcacttagacaagcactggcccgggggggctaaaataaagatgaccctcgggttggccgacccaagggaaaggtataggtggtggtgaggcaaatggtaaaaccaaggttgggccttgctggaggagttttattcaaagcgaactgtcaagggggtcccataaatcacccaaccgcgtaaggaacgcaaaatccaggaacataacaccggtatgacggaaactagggcggcaagagtggaagaaaacaccaggcataaggccgagccttccaccctttaccaagtatatatatgcattaattaaataagagatattgtgatatcccaacataatcctgtccaccatgaagcaatcttcaacttcacctgcaactaacaatgctataagaggggctgagcaaagcggtaacatagccaagcaatggtttgctaggaagggtgaaaaggttagaggctgacatgtcaatttgggaggcttgaagagcaagcgataggtagcgcagcatagcgatagaacgaagcaactagcatagcaatgatagtaatgagatccaaggtgacagtcattttgcctgaaatcccgcaaggaagaagaacgagtccatgaagaagacgaacgagagtagtcgaacgaatcctcacaatcgcaacattaccagaactaagaagcaacaccggaaagaaacaaacaacatggtaaatgcacaaacacaaacatggcatgatgcacaaacaagtatgatgcatgtccggtttaatgaggcatggcatggcaaagtgcaacaaacaatactacaagttaagtggagctcaatatgcaacgagttgcatattgacgaaacaccacatcaattgtttagttctctctcggttatgtacccaacaatattaaatgttattaagatggcaaggggtgaagcacatgAAAAATTAACTATCTAGAaaggtttaaatgaggccggaataacaaacaacaattccggaaaatcctcatgtccatattttgaattagctactgttctgccctaaaacatattttaatgttgttaaacaggaaaataaagtgcaccatgttaaactaggcatttttccaccccatttacatatgaagtttattaaaattggagctacggttatttagttatgaaataaatcattttagcatgacatttgagcaaatttaatcaacaGCACTTTAAAcgtttcaaacatggatgaaaatggcacaTTATTAAACTAcacgaaattctaagcattttacatgtttaaatcattttaatccgatgcacggttgtggagttattaaatgcatgaacatgagggtgcaatctGTAAAACAACCTTTCTCTGGATAAATGCGAAAATCGCAGCAGCAGGAAAAAAACACTACGGCCCGAAACTGAGATCTGGCCCAGGGTGCGGGTGCTGGAGGCTCACCCAGCGGGTCTGGCCCAGGTTGATGGAGGCAGGCCGAGCGAGGCCGGATCTGGTGGAGGAAGTGGCCGAGCTGGGCCTGATGCATGCTGCGGTTGCGGGCCTGGCAGGCAGATCGAAGTGGAGGCAAGGGATCGGGTCAGCGCGGAGGGTCAACGAGTAGAGGATCTGCGGCTGGGCGCGCGCGTCCTCTCCTGCTCGATGCAGAAGCAAGGGAGGTCGATGCGGTCAACGGGCGAGCGCTCGTCCGCTCGAACTGGCCAAGACAGAGCGGAACGACGGCGGGACTTGCCGCGATGGACGACCTCCGGGAAGAAGATGGCGGCGGGCGGAGGCGCAGCGACCTGGAGGCGGGAAGAGGCCGGAGACGCAGAGCCTTGCTGGATCGAGCGGAGAAGATGACGAACAAAGCAGGGCGGCGACGGGAGCTGGGGCTTTGTCCGGTTCCTGCTAGAAGAAGCGGAGGGAGAGATGAGAGctccgggagagagagagagagagagagattagagCAGAGGGAGATGAAGGAGAGGGGCGCGAGGGCTAGCTTGGTGGACGACTCACCGACGGCACCGAACGGCGATGACGAAAAGGGCTTCcggaggagctcctctccctgggtCGATGAGGAGAGCGAGGAGGCTCATGCGCAAGGTGGGGCTCGGGCGCGCGAGAGGCCCGGCGAGGACGTGACTTGAGGCGGAGCAAAGGTGGATCTAAGAGGGTCGGGCGTGAGCTTGGGCTGCAGCCATCCATGGTGCTGCATTAGGAGGTCGAGAGAGAGATGTGAGGCACGGGAGGTGCAGGGGAAAAcggaggagcagcagcagggcaTCTCACCGGCGGCAGAGGAGGTCCTGTGCTCCGGCGAGGTGGAACTCCAGCGTGGCACACGAAGACGACGGGATCCAGGGGAGGCACTAGTTGGCAAGGAGAGATCGAAGGGGAGTTTGGATCAGGGGCGCGGGCACCTAGATCGAGGAGGAGCAGTGGGGAGAGCTGGTTGGTAGCTggaggaaaacgaggagaagggATCCCGAGGGGattcggtggagtggcggcggcgtggggatggaCGAGACATGAGGCCTAGAAATTAGGGTTGGGCTGTTTAAATAGCTAGGTGGACTAGCTTAGGGGCAAAACAGACCCTCCGATCAAGATCGAACGGTCGAGAAAAATACACCgggagagtccaaataagaaaacagagatgttttatagatgttaggggatgatccggactcaacggtaacgacagagcgggttgggttcgggggagtttcagacacgcgcgcgaggggggctgcgagctggcaagagaggttaggtggtcggaCAAAAGGGGAACGAAAACacccggttggtctcggaatggtcaaaggaggcaaggggaacgcggcaactacaaACGGGTGCGATTTTTacgaaaacatgcggatgcaatgcacatgatgccatgagatgagatgcatgacaagaacaaaatgcaaaacaaaagacaaaaacccaaccacaaaggaaatatcatatcgcatctccgaaaaaggcaagagttggagttacgaatatggaaagttgtatccggggcgttacaacactccaccactacgagaggatctcgtcccgagatctaggatggcaccggagggaaaaggaagaggaagataagaggtaaactaagttgcttcttcgacaaacgagtgaaaccatgaacattgagaggttgagcaaaatgaaagaaagagaacaacaaagatgaacaaagttgaaaacactccgttagaaaagaggaacaagggatacgacgagtACCAAGAGGTTTattgataagatagatattgaaaccactccggttaaaactagatagagaaggaataagattgatataatttgggcagcactccgactgaaagaagaaggaaaacttgataagatgaaaagaacttgaagagatgacacaacactccggttaaatggataagcaggaaaaataacatgatcttgacaaaacgaggtgatgggtgaagagcacgacatcacaatgcctccggaagaaataaaagaatggaatggaatgaacggaggaaaacttgatcttgaaagagcacgcttacaggaaatgctagaacgaagttgttggtttatcaacaacgaaaggataagcttgttatgggcttatggcaaacacctcaaaatgatgaggtgacaaccggccactaacagaaacaattgattggttgagatcaatgaagataagagaaacttctttcaccaagaggataattggagaacttgggtcattgataagcaccacaatagcaacattccttagggaaggctttaggtgaaatatgacacaagataactccagcgaagagattaatggatttagaatacctcattcttgacaacatgtgaatcacaaaacatgaatggaaattgtcaagaatgatataacaccacctcaaaagataaggtagaaagaattgcactttggaatgcaagatgaagaatgcttgaactcccccAACAAGGATCTTGAAGAGCaattcgagaatgaattaaatccttgatgaagcaccatgtagaacctccatgaagaactccaataataaaagaatgatagaaaggaagagaagttgaaagaacaaggtgaagccttgcgatgatttagatggagcttcgcgatgagataatgcggaaaacttggaactccggaaaaggaaaagatgaaacactagaaccgagaattacttcatcatgaacaatctccggaagaaaagaattgaatcacctcgag
This genomic window contains:
- the LOC123162244 gene encoding protein ORGAN SIZE RELATED 1, with translation MRDAVLLRCDATMGGHAAGPTSYGSSGRRSFPAPAATAKQRRAPAPAGNGGKSDGGGYFGAEAAVVLALMTAALLVLPLLLPPLPPPPPLFLFVPVAILAVLLLLVLLPSDARGLRVAPSYL